The following proteins are encoded in a genomic region of Burkholderia pyrrocinia:
- the serS gene encoding serine--tRNA ligase, with protein sequence MLDIQLLRKDLDGVAKRLADRGYTLDVAGFSALEAERRAIQTHTEELQARRNSLSKQIGAMKGKGEDTSAVMAEVGGIGDEMKAGEAKLGDIQARLSDLMLGMPNVAHESVPVGKDEADNVEARRWGTPRQFDFAVKDHVDVGTPLGLDFETGAKLAGARFTMLRGPIARLHRALAQFMIDTHTQQHGYTETYTPYIVNPEILYGTGQLPKFADDMFRVEKGGAENTVTQYLISTSEISLTNTVRESIVDASALPIKLTAHSPCFRSEAGSYGRDTRGMIRQHQFDKVEMVQVVAPEASYAALDEMVGHAEAILQKLGLPYRVITLCTGDMGFSAAKTFDLEVWLPAQNTYREISSCSNTEAFQARRMQARFRNAQGKPELVHTLNGSGLAVGRTLVAVLENYQNADGSVTVPEVLRPYMGGMERIDAPAQAS encoded by the coding sequence ATGCTCGACATCCAGTTGCTGCGCAAAGACCTCGACGGCGTCGCCAAGCGCCTCGCCGATCGCGGCTACACCCTCGACGTCGCCGGGTTCTCCGCACTCGAAGCGGAACGCCGTGCGATCCAGACCCACACCGAAGAGCTCCAGGCGCGCCGCAACAGCCTGTCGAAGCAGATCGGCGCGATGAAGGGGAAGGGCGAGGACACGTCGGCCGTGATGGCCGAGGTCGGCGGGATCGGCGACGAAATGAAGGCGGGAGAAGCCAAGCTCGGCGACATCCAGGCGCGCCTGTCCGACCTGATGCTGGGCATGCCGAACGTCGCGCATGAAAGCGTGCCGGTCGGCAAGGACGAAGCGGACAACGTCGAGGCGCGCCGCTGGGGCACGCCGCGCCAGTTCGATTTCGCGGTGAAGGATCACGTCGATGTCGGCACGCCGCTCGGCCTCGATTTCGAGACGGGCGCGAAGCTCGCCGGCGCGCGCTTCACGATGCTGCGCGGCCCGATCGCGCGCCTGCACCGCGCACTCGCGCAGTTCATGATCGACACGCACACGCAGCAGCACGGCTACACCGAGACGTACACGCCGTACATCGTGAACCCGGAGATCCTCTACGGCACGGGCCAGTTGCCGAAGTTCGCGGACGACATGTTCCGGGTCGAGAAGGGCGGCGCGGAAAACACGGTCACGCAATACCTGATCTCCACGTCCGAGATCTCGCTGACGAACACCGTGCGCGAGTCGATCGTCGACGCGTCCGCGCTGCCGATCAAGCTGACCGCGCATTCCCCGTGCTTTCGTTCGGAAGCCGGCTCGTACGGCCGCGATACGCGCGGGATGATCCGCCAGCACCAGTTCGACAAGGTCGAGATGGTGCAGGTCGTCGCACCGGAAGCGTCGTACGCGGCGCTCGACGAGATGGTCGGCCATGCGGAAGCGATCCTGCAGAAGCTCGGCCTGCCGTACCGCGTGATCACGCTGTGCACGGGCGACATGGGTTTCTCGGCCGCGAAGACGTTCGACCTCGAAGTGTGGCTGCCTGCGCAAAACACCTATCGCGAGATCTCGAGTTGCTCGAATACCGAGGCGTTCCAGGCGCGCCGGATGCAGGCGCGTTTCCGCAACGCGCAGGGCAAGCCCGAGCTCGTGCATACGCTGAACGGTTCGGGTCTCGCGGTCGGCCGCACGCTCGTCGCGGTGCTGGAGAACTACCAGAACGCGGACGGCTCGGTCACGGTGCCGGAGGTGCTGCGTCCGTACATGGGCGGCATGGAGCGGATCGACGCGCCGGCACAGGCGTCGTGA
- a CDS encoding phosphatase PAP2 family protein: protein MSHYDLLSSGQLGQFNLSESQGLVSLPSFHVMLALLLVYAVRHVRYVFPAVVVLNVGMILSTPTQGSHYLADVIAGIVFGVQSIVVVRRWMTDPNAAATAGPRATRPT, encoded by the coding sequence GTGTCTCACTACGACCTGCTGAGTAGCGGGCAGCTTGGGCAATTCAACCTGTCCGAATCGCAGGGGCTCGTGTCGCTGCCGTCGTTCCACGTGATGCTGGCGCTGCTGCTCGTATATGCGGTGCGGCATGTCCGTTACGTATTTCCCGCCGTGGTCGTACTGAATGTCGGGATGATCCTGTCGACGCCGACACAGGGCAGCCACTATCTGGCCGACGTGATCGCCGGGATCGTATTCGGCGTGCAATCGATCGTCGTCGTGCGCCGCTGGATGACGGACCCGAACGCTGCCGCGACAGCCGGACCGCGCGCGACGCGTCCGACCTGA